The following proteins are encoded in a genomic region of Gossypium hirsutum isolate 1008001.06 chromosome D05, Gossypium_hirsutum_v2.1, whole genome shotgun sequence:
- the LOC107922376 gene encoding uncharacterized protein isoform X1, which produces MGKRKERRLAAMSNAGRRVKLDLFAEPSEDLGGSSVHEEIDGELKHHAGLPNSLSSPGQQPPNPLLLLGQYSDDEVDEESDKRLDRVILDGSVSDPDDKAKGPLSETCKDTEADAGEGLDTLKVNQQNIEKDSTPNAVHNLVDIDEKGDNNVTNESVKNDSTEQNAVAGTSEVQVTQDAGSGWRIVMHEESHQYYYWNTETGETSWEVPAVLNQINQSTSDEKVPTVEDMEAAQVDAHDLNPTPSTQPFVDNMICQSKVHDNEPKLDELDRGGKSEALRDKISDVNRSDFQNSLDAVDTCLAGESLDCSGNYTHDVLANDDNKTGIDCSSHLLRQGECLLERLESLKVSEDDLQAQGWKSKCSLEVEIRLSDIKALVSYGSSLSPFWTHCERQLKRLEGIINDKIYQLAKSAIMEEAEETPDSFGEKLKIKEGSYNEVEADVDVIDATASAPDISHVFTNADTSTVVIGDVNNQVLSSNAAHMVSVPTEHCEREVEEGELVDGDTVSGENSKTGVHAREDDDMDVDMEVEDVIPPSAMPLMQQNPSFDYSAVPPLPSEEWIPPPPPDTEQIPPPPPDNEQVPPPPPNEPPEHSYPLAPSHIETTPLAYAEQYSLTYSDASYQYYGHAVNEIPVGGFYGHADGSQIAVPQAALYYQAVPNTYSDGASVSVNSVEPIIFYDLQGRRASSVPIAGSTESFHLPSEVGTISSNTLASNQVESGGDIALTGTDVRANGPIVNEKTEVASVGSSSTSATIEAPATVSVRESSAAAAAAAAAASAAAATSSSAPKVQSKAARTKKRTVAVTSSLRSNKKVSSLVDKWKAAKEELQENAEDEPENAYEKLEKKRQREIEEWHAQQLASGEAKDNANFQPLGGDWREKVKRRRAQKAKESTETPSVAHPDGNQQPDLDELSRGLPSGWQAYWDEASKQPYYGNINTSETTWIRPTK; this is translated from the exons ATGGGGAAGAGAAAGGAGCGTCGTCTAGCTGCTATGAGCAACGCCGGCCGCCGTGTTAAACTCGATCTCTTCGCGGAACCCTCTG AAGATTTGGGTGGCTCCTCAGTACATGAAGAAATCGATGGGGAACTGAAACATCATGCTGGGTTGCCCAATTCATTATCTTCTCCAG GTCAACAACCACCAAATCCTTTGCTGCTACTTGGCCAGTATAGTGATGATGAGGTGGATGAGGAGTCAGATAAAAGACTAGACCGTGTCATTTTGGATGGTTCTGTATCTGATCCCGATGACAAG GCTAAGGGGCCCCTAAGTGAGACTTGCAAAGATACAGAAGCTGATGCAGGTGAAGGTCTTGATACTCTAAAGGTTAATCAGCAGAACATAGAGAAAGATTCTACTCCGAATGCTGTCCATAACTTGGTAGACATTGATGAGAAAGGAGATAAtaatgttacaaatgaatcagtcAAGAATGACTCTACAGAACAAAATGCTGTTGCTGGAACTTCTGAAGTACAGGTAACTCAAGATGCGGGTTCAGGCTGGAGGATTGTAATGCATGAAGAGAGTCATCAGTATTACTACTGGAACACTGAAACTGGTGAAACTTCATGGGAGGTGCCTGCTGTTTTGAATCAGATAAACCAATCAACTTCTGACGAGAAAGTGCCTACTGTTGAAGATATGGAGGCTGCTCAAGTGGATGCACATGATTTGAATCCAACACCAAGTACCCAACCATTTGTTGACAATATGATTTGTCAGAGCAAGGTGCATGATAATGAGCCAAAGTTAGATGAGCTGGACAGAGGAGGCAAAAGTGAAGCTTTGAGGGATAAAATCTCTGATGTCAATAGAAGTGATTTTCAAAATAGCTTAGATGCTGTTGATACCTGTTTGGCTGGTGAGAGTTTAGATTGCTCTGGGAACTATACCCATGATGTGCTTGCTAATGATGATAATAAAACAGGGATTGATTGCTCTAGTCATCTTTTGAGACAAGGGGAGTGTTTGCTAGAGAGGCTGGAGTCACTAAAAGT CTCTGAAGACGATCTGCAAGCTCAGGGCTGGAAGTCTAAATGCAGTTTAGAAGTTGAGATTAGACTTTCGGATATCAAAGCGTTGGTTTCGTATGGATCATCTTTATCACCATTTTGGACACATTGTGAAAGGCAGCTAAAACGGCTTGAAGGTAttattaatgataaaatttacCAGCTTGCAAAATCAGCAATTATGGAAGAGGCTGAAGAAACTCCCGACTCTTTTGGAGAAAAGCTCAAGATAAAGGAAGGTTCATACAATGAAGTTGAAGCTGATGTAGATGTTATTGATGCAACTGCTTCTGCACCTGACATTTCTCATGTCTTTACGAATGCTGATACATCAACAGTAGTCATTGGTGATGTTAATAATCAAGTTCTCTCCAGCAATGCTGCCCATATGGTAAGTGTTCCTACTGAACATTGTGAACGTGAAGTCGAAGAAGGTGAACTGGTAGATGGAGATACGGTTTCTGGAGAAAATTCTAAGACTGGAGTCCATGCCAGAGAAGATGATGATATGGATGTGGACATGGAAGTTGAAGATGTAATACCACCAAGCGCAATGCCACTCATGCAACAAAACCCTTCTTTTGATTACTCAGCTGTTCCTCCACTTCCGAGTGAGGAGTGGATTCCTCCACCACCTCCTGATACTGAACAAATTCCACCACCTCCTCCTGATAATGAACAAGTTCCTCCCCCACCACCTAATGAGCCTCCTGAACATTCCTATCCTCTTGCCCCATCTCATATAGAGACTACACCTCTTGCTTACGCGGAACAATACAGTTTAACTTATTCTGATGCCAGTTATCAGTATTATGGACATGCAGTTAATGAAATTCCTGTTGGTGGTTTCTATGGACATGCTGATGGATCTCAAATTGCTGTACCCCAAGCcgcactttactatcaagcagtTCCTAACACATACTCTGATGGTGCATCAGTATCTGTTAACTCTGTTGAACCTATAATATTTTATGACCTTCAAGGTAGAAGAGCATCATCCGTACCTATAGCTGGGAGTACAGAATCTTTTCATTTGCCTAGTGAAGTGGGTACAATTAGTTCCAATACTCTTGCTTCAAATCAAGTCGAATCTGGTGGTGATATTGCATTAACAGGAACTGATGTGCGAGCCAATGGTCCTATTGTTAATGAGAAAACCGAGGTAGCATCAGTTGGGAGCTCATCTACTTCGGCCACTATTGAAGCTCCTGCAACTGTTTCTGTTAGAGAAAGTTCTGCTGCTGCCGCCGCCGCCGCTGCAGCCGCATCTGCAGCAGCTGCAACTTCATCATCAGCTCCAAAGGTTCAATCTAAAG CTGCACGAACTAAAAAGCGGACAGTTGCTGTCACATCCTCCTTAAGGTCGAATAAGAAGGTCTCCTCTTTGGTGGACAAG TGGAAAGCTGCCAAAGAGGAATTGCAAGAGAATGCAGAAGATGAGCCTGAAAATGCTTAcgagaaattagaaaaaaagcgACAACGAGAAATAGAG GAATGGCATGCTCAACAACTTGCCAGCGGAGAGGCTAAAGATAATGCAAATTTTCAGCCTTTGGGTGGTGATTG GCGTGAAAAAGTAAAGCGGAGAAGAGCGCAGAAGGCTAAAGAATCTACGGAAACTCCCTCGGTGGCACATCCTGATGGAAACCAACAACCTGATTTAGATGAACTCTCAAGAGGCCTCCCTTCGGGATGGCAG GCTTATTGGGACGAAGCTTCGAAACAACCCTATTATGGCAACATTAACACGTCGGAGACAACTTGGATTAGACCAACAAAATAA
- the LOC107922376 gene encoding uncharacterized protein isoform X3: MGKRKERRLAAMSNAGRRVKLDLFAEPSEDLGGSSVHEEIDGELKHHAGLPNSLSSPGQQPPNPLLLLGQYSDDEVDEESDKRLDRVILDGSVSDPDDKAKGPLSETCKDTEADAGEGLDTLKVNQQNIEKDSTPNAVHNLVDIDEKGDNNVTNESVKNDSTEQNAVAGTSEVQVTQDAGSGWRIVMHEESHQYYYWNTETGETSWEVPAVLNQINQSTSDEKVPTVEDMEAAQVDAHDLNPTPSTQPFVDNMICQSKVHDNEPKLDELDRGGKSEALRDKISDVNRSDFQNSLDAVDTCLAGIDCSSHLLRQGECLLERLESLKVSEDDLQAQGWKSKCSLEVEIRLSDIKALVSYGSSLSPFWTHCERQLKRLEGIINDKIYQLAKSAIMEEAEETPDSFGEKLKIKEGSYNEVEADVDVIDATASAPDISHVFTNADTSTVVIGDVNNQVLSSNAAHMVSVPTEHCEREVEEGELVDGDTVSGENSKTGVHAREDDDMDVDMEVEDVIPPSAMPLMQQNPSFDYSAVPPLPSEEWIPPPPPDTEQIPPPPPDNEQVPPPPPNEPPEHSYPLAPSHIETTPLAYAEQYSLTYSDASYQYYGHAVNEIPVGGFYGHADGSQIAVPQAALYYQAVPNTYSDGASVSVNSVEPIIFYDLQGRRASSVPIAGSTESFHLPSEVGTISSNTLASNQVESGGDIALTGTDVRANGPIVNEKTEVASVGSSSTSATIEAPATVSVRESSAAAAAAAAAASAAAATSSSAPKVQSKAARTKKRTVAVTSSLRSNKKVSSLVDKWKAAKEELQENAEDEPENAYEKLEKKRQREIEEWHAQQLASGEAKDNANFQPLGGDWREKVKRRRAQKAKESTETPSVAHPDGNQQPDLDELSRGLPSGWQAYWDEASKQPYYGNINTSETTWIRPTK; this comes from the exons ATGGGGAAGAGAAAGGAGCGTCGTCTAGCTGCTATGAGCAACGCCGGCCGCCGTGTTAAACTCGATCTCTTCGCGGAACCCTCTG AAGATTTGGGTGGCTCCTCAGTACATGAAGAAATCGATGGGGAACTGAAACATCATGCTGGGTTGCCCAATTCATTATCTTCTCCAG GTCAACAACCACCAAATCCTTTGCTGCTACTTGGCCAGTATAGTGATGATGAGGTGGATGAGGAGTCAGATAAAAGACTAGACCGTGTCATTTTGGATGGTTCTGTATCTGATCCCGATGACAAG GCTAAGGGGCCCCTAAGTGAGACTTGCAAAGATACAGAAGCTGATGCAGGTGAAGGTCTTGATACTCTAAAGGTTAATCAGCAGAACATAGAGAAAGATTCTACTCCGAATGCTGTCCATAACTTGGTAGACATTGATGAGAAAGGAGATAAtaatgttacaaatgaatcagtcAAGAATGACTCTACAGAACAAAATGCTGTTGCTGGAACTTCTGAAGTACAGGTAACTCAAGATGCGGGTTCAGGCTGGAGGATTGTAATGCATGAAGAGAGTCATCAGTATTACTACTGGAACACTGAAACTGGTGAAACTTCATGGGAGGTGCCTGCTGTTTTGAATCAGATAAACCAATCAACTTCTGACGAGAAAGTGCCTACTGTTGAAGATATGGAGGCTGCTCAAGTGGATGCACATGATTTGAATCCAACACCAAGTACCCAACCATTTGTTGACAATATGATTTGTCAGAGCAAGGTGCATGATAATGAGCCAAAGTTAGATGAGCTGGACAGAGGAGGCAAAAGTGAAGCTTTGAGGGATAAAATCTCTGATGTCAATAGAAGTGATTTTCAAAATAGCTTAGATGCTGTTGATACCTGTTTGGCTG GGATTGATTGCTCTAGTCATCTTTTGAGACAAGGGGAGTGTTTGCTAGAGAGGCTGGAGTCACTAAAAGT CTCTGAAGACGATCTGCAAGCTCAGGGCTGGAAGTCTAAATGCAGTTTAGAAGTTGAGATTAGACTTTCGGATATCAAAGCGTTGGTTTCGTATGGATCATCTTTATCACCATTTTGGACACATTGTGAAAGGCAGCTAAAACGGCTTGAAGGTAttattaatgataaaatttacCAGCTTGCAAAATCAGCAATTATGGAAGAGGCTGAAGAAACTCCCGACTCTTTTGGAGAAAAGCTCAAGATAAAGGAAGGTTCATACAATGAAGTTGAAGCTGATGTAGATGTTATTGATGCAACTGCTTCTGCACCTGACATTTCTCATGTCTTTACGAATGCTGATACATCAACAGTAGTCATTGGTGATGTTAATAATCAAGTTCTCTCCAGCAATGCTGCCCATATGGTAAGTGTTCCTACTGAACATTGTGAACGTGAAGTCGAAGAAGGTGAACTGGTAGATGGAGATACGGTTTCTGGAGAAAATTCTAAGACTGGAGTCCATGCCAGAGAAGATGATGATATGGATGTGGACATGGAAGTTGAAGATGTAATACCACCAAGCGCAATGCCACTCATGCAACAAAACCCTTCTTTTGATTACTCAGCTGTTCCTCCACTTCCGAGTGAGGAGTGGATTCCTCCACCACCTCCTGATACTGAACAAATTCCACCACCTCCTCCTGATAATGAACAAGTTCCTCCCCCACCACCTAATGAGCCTCCTGAACATTCCTATCCTCTTGCCCCATCTCATATAGAGACTACACCTCTTGCTTACGCGGAACAATACAGTTTAACTTATTCTGATGCCAGTTATCAGTATTATGGACATGCAGTTAATGAAATTCCTGTTGGTGGTTTCTATGGACATGCTGATGGATCTCAAATTGCTGTACCCCAAGCcgcactttactatcaagcagtTCCTAACACATACTCTGATGGTGCATCAGTATCTGTTAACTCTGTTGAACCTATAATATTTTATGACCTTCAAGGTAGAAGAGCATCATCCGTACCTATAGCTGGGAGTACAGAATCTTTTCATTTGCCTAGTGAAGTGGGTACAATTAGTTCCAATACTCTTGCTTCAAATCAAGTCGAATCTGGTGGTGATATTGCATTAACAGGAACTGATGTGCGAGCCAATGGTCCTATTGTTAATGAGAAAACCGAGGTAGCATCAGTTGGGAGCTCATCTACTTCGGCCACTATTGAAGCTCCTGCAACTGTTTCTGTTAGAGAAAGTTCTGCTGCTGCCGCCGCCGCCGCTGCAGCCGCATCTGCAGCAGCTGCAACTTCATCATCAGCTCCAAAGGTTCAATCTAAAG CTGCACGAACTAAAAAGCGGACAGTTGCTGTCACATCCTCCTTAAGGTCGAATAAGAAGGTCTCCTCTTTGGTGGACAAG TGGAAAGCTGCCAAAGAGGAATTGCAAGAGAATGCAGAAGATGAGCCTGAAAATGCTTAcgagaaattagaaaaaaagcgACAACGAGAAATAGAG GAATGGCATGCTCAACAACTTGCCAGCGGAGAGGCTAAAGATAATGCAAATTTTCAGCCTTTGGGTGGTGATTG GCGTGAAAAAGTAAAGCGGAGAAGAGCGCAGAAGGCTAAAGAATCTACGGAAACTCCCTCGGTGGCACATCCTGATGGAAACCAACAACCTGATTTAGATGAACTCTCAAGAGGCCTCCCTTCGGGATGGCAG GCTTATTGGGACGAAGCTTCGAAACAACCCTATTATGGCAACATTAACACGTCGGAGACAACTTGGATTAGACCAACAAAATAA
- the LOC107922376 gene encoding uncharacterized protein isoform X2: protein MGKRKERRLAAMSNAGRRVKLDLFAEPSDLGGSSVHEEIDGELKHHAGLPNSLSSPGQQPPNPLLLLGQYSDDEVDEESDKRLDRVILDGSVSDPDDKAKGPLSETCKDTEADAGEGLDTLKVNQQNIEKDSTPNAVHNLVDIDEKGDNNVTNESVKNDSTEQNAVAGTSEVQVTQDAGSGWRIVMHEESHQYYYWNTETGETSWEVPAVLNQINQSTSDEKVPTVEDMEAAQVDAHDLNPTPSTQPFVDNMICQSKVHDNEPKLDELDRGGKSEALRDKISDVNRSDFQNSLDAVDTCLAGESLDCSGNYTHDVLANDDNKTGIDCSSHLLRQGECLLERLESLKVSEDDLQAQGWKSKCSLEVEIRLSDIKALVSYGSSLSPFWTHCERQLKRLEGIINDKIYQLAKSAIMEEAEETPDSFGEKLKIKEGSYNEVEADVDVIDATASAPDISHVFTNADTSTVVIGDVNNQVLSSNAAHMVSVPTEHCEREVEEGELVDGDTVSGENSKTGVHAREDDDMDVDMEVEDVIPPSAMPLMQQNPSFDYSAVPPLPSEEWIPPPPPDTEQIPPPPPDNEQVPPPPPNEPPEHSYPLAPSHIETTPLAYAEQYSLTYSDASYQYYGHAVNEIPVGGFYGHADGSQIAVPQAALYYQAVPNTYSDGASVSVNSVEPIIFYDLQGRRASSVPIAGSTESFHLPSEVGTISSNTLASNQVESGGDIALTGTDVRANGPIVNEKTEVASVGSSSTSATIEAPATVSVRESSAAAAAAAAAASAAAATSSSAPKVQSKAARTKKRTVAVTSSLRSNKKVSSLVDKWKAAKEELQENAEDEPENAYEKLEKKRQREIEEWHAQQLASGEAKDNANFQPLGGDWREKVKRRRAQKAKESTETPSVAHPDGNQQPDLDELSRGLPSGWQAYWDEASKQPYYGNINTSETTWIRPTK from the exons ATGGGGAAGAGAAAGGAGCGTCGTCTAGCTGCTATGAGCAACGCCGGCCGCCGTGTTAAACTCGATCTCTTCGCGGAACCCTCTG ATTTGGGTGGCTCCTCAGTACATGAAGAAATCGATGGGGAACTGAAACATCATGCTGGGTTGCCCAATTCATTATCTTCTCCAG GTCAACAACCACCAAATCCTTTGCTGCTACTTGGCCAGTATAGTGATGATGAGGTGGATGAGGAGTCAGATAAAAGACTAGACCGTGTCATTTTGGATGGTTCTGTATCTGATCCCGATGACAAG GCTAAGGGGCCCCTAAGTGAGACTTGCAAAGATACAGAAGCTGATGCAGGTGAAGGTCTTGATACTCTAAAGGTTAATCAGCAGAACATAGAGAAAGATTCTACTCCGAATGCTGTCCATAACTTGGTAGACATTGATGAGAAAGGAGATAAtaatgttacaaatgaatcagtcAAGAATGACTCTACAGAACAAAATGCTGTTGCTGGAACTTCTGAAGTACAGGTAACTCAAGATGCGGGTTCAGGCTGGAGGATTGTAATGCATGAAGAGAGTCATCAGTATTACTACTGGAACACTGAAACTGGTGAAACTTCATGGGAGGTGCCTGCTGTTTTGAATCAGATAAACCAATCAACTTCTGACGAGAAAGTGCCTACTGTTGAAGATATGGAGGCTGCTCAAGTGGATGCACATGATTTGAATCCAACACCAAGTACCCAACCATTTGTTGACAATATGATTTGTCAGAGCAAGGTGCATGATAATGAGCCAAAGTTAGATGAGCTGGACAGAGGAGGCAAAAGTGAAGCTTTGAGGGATAAAATCTCTGATGTCAATAGAAGTGATTTTCAAAATAGCTTAGATGCTGTTGATACCTGTTTGGCTGGTGAGAGTTTAGATTGCTCTGGGAACTATACCCATGATGTGCTTGCTAATGATGATAATAAAACAGGGATTGATTGCTCTAGTCATCTTTTGAGACAAGGGGAGTGTTTGCTAGAGAGGCTGGAGTCACTAAAAGT CTCTGAAGACGATCTGCAAGCTCAGGGCTGGAAGTCTAAATGCAGTTTAGAAGTTGAGATTAGACTTTCGGATATCAAAGCGTTGGTTTCGTATGGATCATCTTTATCACCATTTTGGACACATTGTGAAAGGCAGCTAAAACGGCTTGAAGGTAttattaatgataaaatttacCAGCTTGCAAAATCAGCAATTATGGAAGAGGCTGAAGAAACTCCCGACTCTTTTGGAGAAAAGCTCAAGATAAAGGAAGGTTCATACAATGAAGTTGAAGCTGATGTAGATGTTATTGATGCAACTGCTTCTGCACCTGACATTTCTCATGTCTTTACGAATGCTGATACATCAACAGTAGTCATTGGTGATGTTAATAATCAAGTTCTCTCCAGCAATGCTGCCCATATGGTAAGTGTTCCTACTGAACATTGTGAACGTGAAGTCGAAGAAGGTGAACTGGTAGATGGAGATACGGTTTCTGGAGAAAATTCTAAGACTGGAGTCCATGCCAGAGAAGATGATGATATGGATGTGGACATGGAAGTTGAAGATGTAATACCACCAAGCGCAATGCCACTCATGCAACAAAACCCTTCTTTTGATTACTCAGCTGTTCCTCCACTTCCGAGTGAGGAGTGGATTCCTCCACCACCTCCTGATACTGAACAAATTCCACCACCTCCTCCTGATAATGAACAAGTTCCTCCCCCACCACCTAATGAGCCTCCTGAACATTCCTATCCTCTTGCCCCATCTCATATAGAGACTACACCTCTTGCTTACGCGGAACAATACAGTTTAACTTATTCTGATGCCAGTTATCAGTATTATGGACATGCAGTTAATGAAATTCCTGTTGGTGGTTTCTATGGACATGCTGATGGATCTCAAATTGCTGTACCCCAAGCcgcactttactatcaagcagtTCCTAACACATACTCTGATGGTGCATCAGTATCTGTTAACTCTGTTGAACCTATAATATTTTATGACCTTCAAGGTAGAAGAGCATCATCCGTACCTATAGCTGGGAGTACAGAATCTTTTCATTTGCCTAGTGAAGTGGGTACAATTAGTTCCAATACTCTTGCTTCAAATCAAGTCGAATCTGGTGGTGATATTGCATTAACAGGAACTGATGTGCGAGCCAATGGTCCTATTGTTAATGAGAAAACCGAGGTAGCATCAGTTGGGAGCTCATCTACTTCGGCCACTATTGAAGCTCCTGCAACTGTTTCTGTTAGAGAAAGTTCTGCTGCTGCCGCCGCCGCCGCTGCAGCCGCATCTGCAGCAGCTGCAACTTCATCATCAGCTCCAAAGGTTCAATCTAAAG CTGCACGAACTAAAAAGCGGACAGTTGCTGTCACATCCTCCTTAAGGTCGAATAAGAAGGTCTCCTCTTTGGTGGACAAG TGGAAAGCTGCCAAAGAGGAATTGCAAGAGAATGCAGAAGATGAGCCTGAAAATGCTTAcgagaaattagaaaaaaagcgACAACGAGAAATAGAG GAATGGCATGCTCAACAACTTGCCAGCGGAGAGGCTAAAGATAATGCAAATTTTCAGCCTTTGGGTGGTGATTG GCGTGAAAAAGTAAAGCGGAGAAGAGCGCAGAAGGCTAAAGAATCTACGGAAACTCCCTCGGTGGCACATCCTGATGGAAACCAACAACCTGATTTAGATGAACTCTCAAGAGGCCTCCCTTCGGGATGGCAG GCTTATTGGGACGAAGCTTCGAAACAACCCTATTATGGCAACATTAACACGTCGGAGACAACTTGGATTAGACCAACAAAATAA